From Oncorhynchus mykiss isolate Arlee chromosome 6, USDA_OmykA_1.1, whole genome shotgun sequence, the proteins below share one genomic window:
- the sinhcafl gene encoding SIN3-HDAC complex-associated factor — translation MFGFHKSKIYRSHEGCCICKTKSSSSRFTDSSRYEETFRLCFGLSEDRVGDICNACVLLVKRWKKLPKGSKKNWNHVVDARAGPGFKLTKPKKMKNSDGKKKNKLKRLHKFKRQNSDAHSTTSSMSPSQSPSYESDDGSDIESKQRRPTPSVFSFLDRSYWKRQKVCCGIVYKGRFGEVMIDPRLFKPCCSSKKQETLVPMQDTHLPLPAIHPPPLLLPEALKEDW, via the exons ATGTTTGGTTTTCACAAGTCGAAAATATATCGCAGCCATGAAGGATGTTGCATTTGCAAAACCAAGTCCTCCAGTTCACGCTTTACTGACAGCAGCAGATACGAAGAAACCTTCAGGCTATGTTTTGG GTTGTCAGAGGATCGTGTGGGAGACATCTGCAATGCCTGTGTGCTGTTAGTAAAAAGATGGAAAAAACTGCCAAAGGGCTCTAAGAAGAACTGGAACCAT GTTGTGGATGCAAGAGCTGGGCCTGGCTTCAAGCTAACCAAACCCAAGAAGATGAAGAACAGCGATGGGAAGAAGAAAAACAAACTGAAGAGGCTTCACAAATTCAAAAGACAAA ACTCTGATGCCCACAGCACGACCTCAAGCATGTCTCCATCCCAGTCCCCCAGCTACGAGTCAGATGACGGCTCAGACATTGAGTCCAAACAGAGGCGCCCCACTCCTTCTGTCTTTTCCTTCCTGGACCGTTCTTACTGGAAAAG ACAAAAGGTGTGCTGTGGGATTGTGTACAAAGGGCGTTTTGGTGAGGTGATGATTGACCCACGTCTCTTCAAGCCCTGCTGCAGCTCCAAGAAGCAGGAGACGTTGGTTCCCATGCAGGACACACACCTTCCCCTTCCCGCCATTCACCCCCCGCCTCTCCTGCTACCAGAGGCCCTGAAAGAGGACTGGTGA